A genome region from Arachidicoccus soli includes the following:
- a CDS encoding alpha-L-fucosidase — MMLLRKLNILIVGLLFCLISFGQNANNAAMDIAALASNFSRASAEISPIKFSQFQINLTNYLCEKKQPEIVKQRDLTVLNANSKEDGATFEDSNSGFRYRHGKLKDGDVYVFYNNSDQKQASTCRILGNGLVQVWNPKNGVIVPVGGTYIGKGFAKIPLDLAAFETRIVVLGPLPIKFLPVYYQTHQHPRLVDYLPDNSVNAIPKGKFRPNWPSLVKNYEVPEWFKDAKFGIFIHWGLYAIPAFHNEWYASHMYSSKPIADWHNAHFGRQDTFGYKDFIPLFKADKFNPQQWAALFKASGAKYVIPTAEHHDGFKMYASDLTVWDAKDMGPHRDLVGELAKAVRQQGLIFGVSDHEIENWSFMFPQLKEPNDLFDPKNAGFYGPPQPPDSIETQPFLNQWLAEAEELVDKYHPKLFYFDNGVDSARLDSMKQKFGAYYYNHAANWKYGAAILTKYYAYPDAAGVHEYEKQVRSPKTLQKNFWQTDDVISNFSWGYVSDMKYRSVGSILHQLIDNVSKNGALLLNISPRGDGSIPEEQQQILLAIGQWLKVNGEAIYGSRPWTEFGEGISADTTVNLGRYKYTGTDFRFTTKKDTLFAIAMSWPGKIAIIKSLQEGLFDGKKITQIKLLGYNKSLDFENTENGLEIQLPADKPNPYDYVFRITTSKNKN; from the coding sequence ATGATGTTATTAAGAAAACTCAACATACTCATAGTTGGATTGTTATTTTGTTTAATTTCTTTTGGACAAAATGCAAACAATGCTGCAATGGATATTGCTGCATTAGCATCAAATTTTAGCCGGGCAAGTGCTGAGATATCCCCTATAAAATTTAGCCAGTTTCAAATAAATCTGACTAATTATCTATGTGAAAAAAAACAACCAGAAATTGTAAAACAAAGAGACTTAACTGTTTTAAATGCCAATAGCAAAGAGGATGGCGCTACTTTTGAAGATTCAAATAGTGGATTTCGGTATCGGCATGGTAAATTGAAAGATGGTGATGTGTATGTTTTTTATAACAACAGCGACCAAAAACAAGCAAGTACCTGCAGGATTTTAGGGAACGGGCTGGTACAAGTTTGGAATCCGAAAAATGGCGTTATTGTTCCTGTAGGGGGTACTTATATAGGAAAGGGTTTTGCAAAAATACCTTTAGATTTAGCAGCTTTTGAAACGAGGATTGTTGTATTGGGACCATTACCAATTAAATTTTTACCCGTATATTATCAGACACATCAGCATCCGAGGTTGGTAGATTATCTGCCTGATAATTCAGTGAATGCGATACCTAAAGGTAAATTCAGGCCAAACTGGCCTTCATTGGTAAAGAATTATGAAGTCCCTGAATGGTTCAAGGATGCAAAATTCGGCATTTTTATTCATTGGGGATTATATGCCATACCAGCCTTTCATAACGAATGGTATGCGAGTCATATGTACAGCAGTAAGCCCATCGCTGACTGGCATAATGCACATTTCGGTCGACAAGATACTTTTGGCTACAAAGATTTTATTCCTTTATTTAAAGCCGATAAATTTAATCCGCAACAATGGGCGGCCTTATTCAAAGCTTCTGGTGCAAAATATGTTATTCCAACGGCGGAACATCATGATGGGTTTAAAATGTATGCTAGCGATTTAACGGTTTGGGATGCCAAAGACATGGGGCCTCATAGAGATTTGGTAGGAGAGTTAGCTAAAGCTGTGAGACAACAAGGCTTAATATTTGGTGTCTCGGATCATGAAATTGAAAATTGGTCTTTTATGTTTCCGCAATTGAAAGAGCCAAATGATTTGTTTGATCCTAAAAATGCAGGGTTTTATGGACCTCCTCAACCTCCTGATTCTATCGAGACGCAACCATTTTTAAATCAATGGTTAGCGGAAGCAGAGGAATTAGTTGATAAGTATCATCCAAAATTATTTTATTTCGACAATGGTGTTGATTCTGCAAGGCTGGATTCGATGAAACAAAAATTTGGCGCTTATTATTATAACCACGCAGCGAACTGGAAATATGGGGCAGCCATCCTTACGAAATATTATGCCTATCCTGATGCGGCAGGTGTCCACGAATACGAAAAACAAGTACGCAGCCCCAAAACACTTCAGAAAAATTTCTGGCAGACAGATGATGTAATTAGTAATTTTTCCTGGGGCTATGTAAGCGATATGAAATATAGGAGTGTGGGCTCCATTTTGCACCAATTAATCGACAACGTGAGTAAGAATGGGGCTTTGTTGCTGAATATCTCTCCAAGAGGTGATGGAAGTATTCCTGAAGAACAGCAACAAATTTTATTAGCAATTGGTCAATGGTTAAAAGTGAATGGAGAAGCTATTTATGGCTCACGCCCCTGGACAGAATTTGGTGAAGGTATATCTGCAGATACAACTGTCAATCTAGGCCGATATAAATACACAGGAACTGACTTTAGATTTACCACCAAAAAAGATACGCTATTTGCGATTGCTATGTCTTGGCCTGGGAAAATTGCAATAATTAAATCTTTGCAAGAGGGTCTCTTTGATGGAAAGAAAATTACGCAAATAAAATTATTGGGTTACAATAAATCACTTGACTTTGAAAATACAGAAAATGGTTTAGAGATCCAACTTCCTGCCGATAAACCAAATCCCTATGATTATGTTTTTAGGATAACTACTTCTAAAAATAAAAATTAG
- a CDS encoding rhamnogalacturonan lyase yields the protein MKKNIGVLLMFCGGLLFFINHTNAQREMESLTRGIIAMNQGNGKVFVSWRLFGTDPQNIAFNLYRKSGNKSPVKLNAKPILTSTNYVDSHVDSAVQNIYFVRAVLNGKEESNSTSYILKANTPVQQYLNVSLRTPPGYTPNDISVGDLDGDGQYDLIVHMTGRGRDNSQNGMTDPPIFDAYKLDGTFLWRINLGRNIREGAHYTQFMVYDLDGDGKAEFACKTADGTIDGQGHVIGDSSKHYVDKNGRILHGPEYLTIFNGETGAAMETVPYDPPRGDIGKWGGKGGNGGNDHYGNRANRFLACIAYLDGVHPSLVMCRGYYGRIVLVAWDWRNHQLTKRWVFDTKDGSNAFSGQGNHNLAVADVDGDGKDEIVYGSMCVDDNGKGLYTTGLRHGDAVHLSDLDPSRPGMEVYGIHEIEDKTTGPGVAMYDARTGKILWTSDINKDVGRGMAADIDPRYLGTETWGGSEGLKDVKGNYIGKAPRSDNFGIWWDGDLLRELLDRNRITKWDWKNSREVPLLTAEECLSNNGTKATPGLSADLFGDWREEVIWRTKDNKALHIYTTTIPTNYRFYTLMQNPEYRLSIAWQNVGYNQPPYTDYYLGVGMKQPPKPNIILTPLSIHLKSEN from the coding sequence ATGAAAAAAAATATTGGAGTTTTATTGATGTTTTGTGGGGGCCTTCTATTTTTTATTAACCATACAAATGCGCAAAGAGAGATGGAAAGCCTTACGCGTGGCATCATTGCAATGAATCAGGGAAATGGAAAGGTCTTTGTAAGTTGGCGGTTATTCGGAACAGACCCACAAAATATTGCCTTCAATCTTTATAGAAAATCGGGTAATAAATCACCTGTAAAATTAAACGCAAAGCCAATATTGACTTCTACGAATTATGTTGATAGCCATGTAGATAGTGCTGTACAAAACATTTATTTCGTTCGTGCTGTTTTAAATGGCAAAGAGGAGAGCAATAGTACTTCCTATATTCTAAAGGCCAATACGCCGGTTCAGCAATACCTGAATGTTTCACTAAGAACACCCCCAGGCTATACACCCAATGATATTTCTGTGGGAGATTTAGATGGGGATGGACAATACGATTTGATTGTGCACATGACAGGAAGAGGAAGAGATAATTCTCAAAATGGAATGACAGACCCGCCCATATTTGATGCGTATAAATTGGATGGTACTTTTTTGTGGCGGATAAACTTAGGGCGCAATATTCGTGAAGGAGCGCACTATACGCAGTTCATGGTTTATGATTTAGATGGTGACGGTAAAGCCGAATTTGCTTGCAAAACGGCTGATGGTACCATTGATGGACAGGGTCATGTAATTGGAGACTCCTCCAAGCACTATGTAGATAAAAATGGAAGAATATTGCATGGACCTGAATACTTAACCATTTTCAACGGAGAAACGGGAGCTGCAATGGAGACTGTGCCTTACGATCCGCCAAGAGGTGACATTGGCAAATGGGGCGGCAAAGGGGGTAATGGGGGCAACGATCATTATGGAAACAGAGCAAACAGGTTTTTGGCATGTATTGCTTATCTGGATGGTGTCCATCCAAGTTTGGTGATGTGTAGAGGTTATTATGGCAGAATTGTGTTGGTGGCCTGGGACTGGAGAAACCATCAATTAACCAAACGCTGGGTTTTTGATACGAAAGATGGTTCCAACGCTTTCTCCGGTCAAGGCAATCATAATCTGGCTGTTGCAGATGTAGATGGTGATGGAAAAGATGAAATAGTCTATGGCTCTATGTGTGTGGATGATAATGGCAAAGGCTTATATACCACGGGTTTGAGACATGGCGATGCTGTGCATTTGAGTGATTTAGATCCGTCAAGGCCCGGAATGGAAGTTTATGGTATTCATGAGATTGAAGATAAAACTACCGGGCCAGGCGTTGCCATGTATGATGCGAGAACGGGTAAGATACTTTGGACAAGCGATATCAATAAAGATGTAGGTAGAGGCATGGCTGCTGATATAGATCCGAGATATCTAGGTACTGAAACCTGGGGCGGTTCTGAAGGACTGAAAGATGTGAAGGGTAATTATATTGGCAAGGCGCCAAGGTCCGATAATTTCGGTATTTGGTGGGATGGAGATTTACTAAGAGAGCTCTTAGATAGAAACAGAATTACAAAATGGGATTGGAAAAATAGTAGAGAAGTTCCTTTGCTAACTGCAGAGGAATGCCTCTCAAATAACGGGACAAAAGCAACCCCTGGACTAAGTGCAGATCTTTTTGGCGACTGGAGAGAAGAAGTTATTTGGCGAACTAAAGATAATAAGGCATTGCATATTTACACAACGACGATACCGACAAATTATCGCTTTTATACTTTGATGCAAAACCCAGAATATCGCTTGAGTATAGCCTGGCAAAATGTAGGCTACAATCAACCGCCTTATACTGATTATTATCTGGGTGTGGGTATGAAGCAACCTCCCAAGCCAAACATCATTTTAACGCCACTCTCCATACACTTGAAAAGCGAGAATTAG
- a CDS encoding DUF4982 domain-containing protein has translation MSLTRRELIKIMAAASPVVLAPKAFGALSHLVGTEDLDLSAGRKFNFNSDWSVKVGDVPDASNPDFDDSGWQIHTLPYAWNENDAFKVSIDELSTGIAWYRKRFKLPEACRNKKIFFECEGIRQAGTFYLNGKEIGLSENGVMAFGFDLTDLIKFGDEENVLAARIDNSWDYREKATNSRFQWNDKNFYANYGGINKNVYIHVTPKIYQTLPIYSNLGTTGVYVYANEFEIQHKKARINVASQIKNETDSDQKASLEVLVFDLEGKKIKTFSGDNVKVNAGNLAVLRANALINDLNFWSWGYGYLYTLQTNIIIDGKIVDTEFTKTGFRKTEFKDGMIYLNDRVIQVHGYAQRTTNEWPSIGLSVPAWLSDYSNGLMVEGNANLVRWMHVTPWKQDVESCDRVGLMQAMPAGDSEGDVKDRRWEQRKEVMRDAIIYNKNNPSIVFYECGNKGIMDSQMQEMKNIRDAYDPHGGRAIGAREMLASKVAEYGGEMLYIDKSATKPLWEMEYSRDEGLRKYWDNYTPPFHKDGDGPLYRGGPAKEYNRNMQSHAIEDVVRWFEYWKARPGTGKRVSSGGVNIVFADTNTHHRGAENYRCSGEVDAMRIKKQNFFANQVMWDGWVEVEKPSMHIIGHWNYKKGVEKDIYVVSSSPKVELFCNGKSLGFGQKSNEFLFTFESVRWKKGILEAKGYNEQKQVICSDKLMTIGEPHHLKLTEVKRPTAFVADGHDLALVEVEVVDENGHRCPTALNMIQFELEGPAEWKGGIAVGPNNYIGSQNLPVEGGVNRVLIRSKNKAGTINLTANSDNLQGAKLALNPQAISVTNGLSHYFASSELKPSLGRGATPNTPSYFISRIPVGVKSTKVAINENNAQNSYDDNEKTAWENDGKLSTAWIEYTLERPATIHQIDIKLNSFRTKSYPLQITVDGKVVFNGETEKCLGYNTLVCKPVSGSIVRIQLTGATQEGKDIIGEEVSGKVLGDGVKTLHANAKGSLSIIEVEFYELVKNK, from the coding sequence ATGAGTTTAACCAGAAGAGAACTAATAAAAATAATGGCAGCTGCATCGCCTGTAGTGCTAGCACCTAAGGCATTTGGAGCATTATCTCATTTAGTAGGTACAGAAGATTTGGATTTATCGGCAGGCAGAAAATTTAATTTTAACTCCGATTGGAGCGTTAAGGTAGGAGATGTTCCGGATGCATCTAATCCTGACTTTGACGACAGTGGTTGGCAAATACACACATTGCCTTATGCCTGGAATGAGAATGATGCCTTTAAAGTTAGCATCGATGAACTTTCTACAGGTATTGCATGGTATCGCAAGCGCTTTAAACTTCCTGAAGCCTGTAGAAATAAGAAGATATTTTTTGAATGTGAAGGAATCAGACAAGCGGGCACTTTCTATTTGAATGGAAAGGAAATTGGACTAAGTGAAAATGGTGTAATGGCTTTTGGCTTTGATTTGACAGATCTTATAAAATTTGGTGATGAAGAAAATGTACTAGCTGCAAGAATTGATAATAGTTGGGATTATAGAGAAAAGGCTACCAACTCAAGATTCCAATGGAACGACAAAAATTTTTATGCTAATTACGGAGGAATAAATAAGAATGTATATATTCATGTTACGCCAAAAATTTATCAGACACTCCCTATCTATTCCAATCTGGGAACTACAGGTGTTTATGTTTATGCAAATGAATTTGAAATTCAGCATAAGAAGGCAAGAATAAATGTTGCATCCCAAATTAAAAATGAAACGGATAGTGATCAGAAAGCCAGTTTAGAGGTACTTGTTTTTGATTTAGAAGGGAAGAAAATTAAAACTTTTTCTGGAGATAATGTAAAAGTAAATGCAGGTAATCTTGCGGTACTTAGGGCAAATGCTTTGATCAATGACTTGAATTTTTGGAGTTGGGGCTATGGGTATTTATATACCTTGCAAACCAATATTATAATTGATGGTAAAATTGTAGATACAGAATTTACAAAAACCGGATTTAGAAAAACGGAATTTAAAGACGGTATGATTTATCTCAACGATCGCGTTATTCAAGTGCATGGTTATGCACAAAGGACGACCAATGAATGGCCTTCTATTGGTTTGTCTGTCCCTGCATGGTTAAGTGATTATAGCAACGGTCTAATGGTCGAAGGGAATGCGAATTTAGTAAGATGGATGCATGTTACACCCTGGAAGCAGGATGTAGAAAGTTGTGATAGGGTGGGGCTTATGCAGGCCATGCCCGCAGGCGATTCAGAAGGAGATGTAAAAGACAGGAGATGGGAGCAAAGAAAAGAAGTGATGCGGGATGCCATTATCTATAATAAAAATAATCCAAGTATTGTTTTTTATGAATGCGGCAACAAGGGTATAATGGATTCCCAGATGCAGGAAATGAAAAACATTCGAGATGCCTATGACCCACATGGAGGAAGAGCAATAGGCGCTCGTGAGATGTTGGCTAGTAAAGTGGCTGAGTATGGTGGAGAGATGTTGTATATAGATAAAAGTGCAACAAAGCCTTTATGGGAAATGGAATATTCTCGTGACGAAGGTTTGCGTAAGTATTGGGATAACTATACGCCACCTTTTCATAAAGATGGAGATGGCCCATTATATAGAGGCGGACCCGCAAAAGAATATAATCGCAATATGCAATCCCATGCAATTGAAGATGTTGTCAGGTGGTTTGAGTATTGGAAAGCAAGACCTGGCACTGGCAAACGTGTGAGCTCGGGTGGTGTAAATATTGTTTTTGCGGATACCAATACGCATCATAGAGGCGCCGAGAATTACAGGTGTAGCGGTGAGGTAGATGCGATGCGCATCAAGAAACAGAACTTCTTTGCCAACCAGGTTATGTGGGATGGTTGGGTAGAGGTAGAAAAACCATCGATGCATATCATTGGTCATTGGAATTATAAAAAAGGAGTAGAGAAAGATATTTATGTAGTCAGTTCTAGCCCTAAAGTGGAACTGTTTTGTAATGGAAAATCTCTTGGCTTCGGACAAAAAAGCAACGAGTTCTTATTTACATTTGAATCTGTAAGATGGAAGAAAGGTATTCTGGAGGCCAAGGGCTATAATGAACAAAAGCAGGTCATCTGTTCAGATAAATTGATGACAATTGGAGAGCCGCATCATCTTAAACTTACGGAAGTAAAACGGCCGACGGCATTTGTTGCAGATGGTCATGATTTAGCACTTGTTGAAGTAGAAGTGGTAGATGAGAATGGTCATCGTTGCCCTACAGCATTGAATATGATTCAATTTGAACTGGAAGGACCAGCTGAATGGAAAGGAGGTATTGCAGTCGGACCTAATAATTATATTGGTTCGCAAAATTTACCGGTGGAAGGTGGGGTGAATAGAGTGCTTATTCGCTCCAAGAATAAAGCAGGAACGATTAATTTGACAGCTAATTCAGATAATTTGCAAGGAGCAAAATTAGCGCTGAACCCTCAAGCTATTTCTGTTACAAACGGTCTGTCTCACTATTTTGCGTCCTCAGAATTGAAGCCTTCTTTAGGGAGGGGTGCAACACCCAATACGCCTTCTTATTTTATATCCCGAATACCAGTTGGTGTAAAAAGTACTAAGGTGGCCATAAATGAGAATAATGCTCAAAATAGTTATGATGACAATGAAAAAACTGCTTGGGAAAATGATGGGAAGCTTTCTACAGCCTGGATTGAGTATACACTTGAAAGGCCCGCTACCATTCATCAGATTGATATAAAACTCAATAGTTTCAGGACAAAGAGTTACCCCTTACAAATCACAGTAGATGGTAAGGTTGTGTTTAATGGAGAAACTGAAAAATGCCTAGGTTATAATACGCTTGTCTGTAAGCCTGTCTCCGGAAGTATTGTGAGGATTCAGTTGACAGGAGCAACACAAGAGGGGAAAGATATTATTGGTGAAGAAGTATCGGGTAAGGTATTAGGGGATGGGGTTAAGACTCTGCATGCAAATGCTAAAGGGTCTCTAAGTATTATAGAGGTAGAATTTTATGAATTGGTTAAAAATAAATAA
- a CDS encoding glycosyl hydrolase 115 family protein, with the protein MKKHFQKYIRFSFLIAIFAFSKRGHTQASNIQAKDFILSAQHNSAIIYVYKDEKPVVKIAANALAGDIQAITGIKPLVTSDPHKLSNSVVIIGTEANVLLQKIEQENNVYKSDTAWEHFTIRAFNHTGVSAIKQALIIRGSDARGAAFGAFTLSKKIGISPWIWWADVKPKRQKEITVPMNIDINQSPSVKFRGIFLNDEDWGLRPWASAGLDKSYKNIGPNTYAKIFELLLRLKANTIWPAMHPGTTPFFQIPENIKVAEQYDIYVGSSHAEPMLRNNVGEWNEKTMGAFNYVTNHDSIYNYWKARVKQTVKDNVIYTVGIRGVHDSRMEGAKTLNEKLALLTQVLKDQSHLLAKYVNKDLSEIPQVFVPYKEVLPIYNAGLKVPDYVTLMWPDDNYGYIRRLSNSNEQQRSGSGGIYYHLSYWGSPMDYLWLSTTNPALVFEEMRKAWDFGAKRMWIVNVGDLKPAEYDLQFFMDMAWNINSINPSTVQTHLLNWVENTFGKKNADAITKVIQAYYHLAFERRPEFLDWSSDAKNNDESKVHPFNTEKEILNRIDDYREIAKEAQEIKRNIPTNLQDAYFELVLYPVLAATYMNEKIMYAERNKTLAAYNLPEAGKYGALAENAYDSIIKITNYYNDSLANGKWKGIMSMAPRKLSVFDRPKLALIKETNTMHIQEKDSLIKSENKQQLNESKHIIINANQFTKANNSSQTYQWTSIQGLGYSSNATMLYPFPPVHNDVFSQSYLEYKFYVEKVGNARINICTVPTFPVYQKADVRVGISLDNTAIQEKSFATREWDNTWKNNVIRNQAYCVFKFFKLVKGWHTMRLYALDPGVILDQIKIDFTPEK; encoded by the coding sequence ATGAAAAAACATTTCCAAAAATATATTCGATTCTCTTTTCTAATCGCAATCTTCGCTTTTTCGAAAAGGGGTCATACACAAGCTTCCAATATACAAGCAAAGGATTTTATATTATCTGCTCAGCATAATTCTGCTATTATTTATGTTTATAAAGATGAAAAACCTGTTGTAAAAATTGCGGCAAATGCATTAGCTGGAGACATTCAAGCTATAACCGGGATAAAGCCTTTGGTTACTTCTGACCCCCATAAATTAAGCAATTCAGTTGTCATTATTGGTACAGAAGCAAATGTTTTATTACAGAAAATAGAGCAAGAAAATAATGTATATAAAAGCGATACTGCTTGGGAACATTTCACAATTAGAGCATTTAACCACACAGGCGTTTCTGCCATTAAGCAAGCTCTAATTATTCGCGGTAGTGATGCGCGTGGCGCGGCTTTTGGAGCATTTACTTTGAGTAAAAAAATAGGCATTTCTCCTTGGATTTGGTGGGCAGATGTAAAACCTAAGCGCCAAAAAGAAATAACTGTTCCAATGAATATTGATATAAATCAATCACCAAGTGTAAAATTTAGAGGCATCTTTTTGAATGATGAAGATTGGGGGCTACGGCCTTGGGCTTCTGCGGGTTTAGACAAATCTTATAAAAATATTGGACCCAATACCTATGCCAAAATATTTGAGCTTTTGTTGCGATTAAAAGCCAATACAATTTGGCCTGCTATGCACCCGGGAACAACTCCTTTTTTTCAAATTCCGGAGAATATAAAAGTGGCCGAGCAATACGACATTTATGTGGGCTCTTCACACGCAGAACCCATGTTACGAAACAATGTAGGCGAATGGAACGAGAAAACAATGGGTGCATTTAATTACGTTACCAATCACGATTCTATATATAATTATTGGAAAGCAAGAGTAAAGCAGACTGTAAAAGATAATGTGATATACACGGTAGGCATTCGAGGTGTACATGACAGTAGAATGGAAGGAGCAAAAACCCTCAATGAAAAACTTGCGTTGCTTACCCAAGTGCTAAAAGATCAAAGTCACCTACTTGCTAAATATGTAAATAAAGATCTCTCAGAAATTCCTCAAGTATTTGTGCCATACAAAGAGGTATTGCCCATTTATAACGCAGGATTAAAAGTACCGGATTACGTAACACTTATGTGGCCAGATGACAATTATGGATATATTAGAAGATTAAGCAACTCAAATGAACAACAAAGAAGTGGTTCAGGAGGCATTTATTATCATCTCTCTTATTGGGGTTCGCCAATGGATTATTTATGGTTAAGCACCACTAATCCGGCACTTGTATTTGAAGAAATGAGAAAAGCATGGGATTTTGGCGCTAAAAGGATGTGGATTGTAAATGTAGGTGATTTGAAACCTGCCGAATACGACTTGCAATTCTTTATGGACATGGCTTGGAATATCAATAGTATCAATCCTTCGACTGTTCAAACTCATTTACTAAATTGGGTTGAGAATACTTTTGGGAAAAAGAATGCGGATGCAATAACTAAGGTGATACAAGCATATTATCATTTGGCATTTGAAAGAAGACCTGAATTTTTAGATTGGAGCAGCGATGCTAAGAATAATGATGAATCCAAAGTACATCCATTTAATACAGAGAAGGAGATTTTAAATAGAATTGATGATTACAGAGAGATTGCGAAAGAAGCCCAAGAAATTAAAAGAAATATTCCAACGAATTTGCAAGATGCCTATTTTGAATTGGTTCTTTATCCTGTTCTCGCCGCCACCTATATGAATGAAAAAATAATGTATGCAGAGCGTAACAAAACACTTGCTGCTTATAACCTTCCGGAGGCTGGAAAATACGGAGCTCTTGCAGAAAATGCGTACGATTCAATAATAAAAATTACGAACTATTATAACGATTCATTGGCTAATGGAAAATGGAAAGGAATCATGAGTATGGCTCCAAGAAAACTTTCCGTTTTTGATAGACCAAAGCTCGCTCTCATTAAGGAAACAAATACCATGCACATACAAGAAAAAGACTCTTTAATTAAGAGCGAGAATAAACAGCAATTAAATGAAAGTAAGCATATAATTATCAATGCCAACCAATTTACAAAAGCCAATAATTCTTCCCAAACATACCAATGGACAAGCATTCAGGGCTTGGGTTATAGTTCCAATGCCACTATGCTTTATCCTTTTCCACCTGTGCATAATGATGTTTTTTCTCAATCTTATTTGGAATATAAATTTTATGTAGAAAAAGTAGGAAATGCCAGGATCAACATTTGCACAGTACCTACATTTCCAGTCTATCAAAAGGCCGATGTAAGGGTAGGCATTTCATTAGATAATACGGCAATACAAGAAAAAAGTTTTGCTACCAGAGAATGGGACAATACCTGGAAAAATAATGTAATTCGCAATCAGGCCTATTGCGTTTTCAAATTTTTCAAACTTGTCAAAGGCTGGCACACAATGCGTTTGTACGCTTTGGATCCAGGCGTAATATTGGATCAAATAAAAATTGATTTTACTCCGGAGAAATAA
- a CDS encoding sialate O-acetylesterase, translating into MQHIKIKRTFSFIKRSLIALLLFLLFHPMANAFVKIPDVLSNGMILQQHVKVPIWGTALPGEAIEVSFNHQQKNTLADINGNWKIYLDPMDANATPQMLVIRGINEIHIKDVQVGEVWLCTGQSNMQLILSMTSKGDSVIASANYPMLHLFNVSRENSFGHARGPLGEWLPCTPASIKEFSAAAYYFGLALQQKLKVPVGIINASFGGSQAEAWTPKTYLEIPELEPCIARDTAWSKQRATVQVSYRKQLEDWAVYAKKERAAGRKPKEAPHQPEALRDYRPTTSIYNAMIAPLIPYAIKGNFWYQGENNEDRAEQYGTLLPVMIRSWRDNWNEGNFPFGIVQLPNYRDHKKEPEDGAWSHLRDAQRWAADTVKNAGLIVTIDIGEAHNIHYHDKYDLGRRMFQWALSHVYKFPVLPSGPMFEKAEINKATIIASFNVAGNGLRTKDGKAPQCFAIAGENHQWHWAKAKIINKNQIVVWSEDVKKPIAIRYAFNNNPIDPNITNDSGLPAAPFRTDNWPGPTHGKR; encoded by the coding sequence ATGCAGCATATAAAAATTAAGCGGACTTTCTCTTTTATAAAAAGAAGCTTAATAGCATTATTGCTATTTCTTCTATTTCATCCAATGGCAAATGCTTTTGTGAAAATACCGGATGTCCTCTCAAACGGAATGATATTACAGCAACATGTAAAGGTGCCAATCTGGGGTACGGCCTTACCCGGCGAAGCTATTGAAGTAAGTTTCAATCATCAGCAGAAAAATACGCTCGCAGATATCAATGGAAATTGGAAGATTTATTTAGACCCGATGGATGCCAATGCGACGCCGCAAATGTTGGTGATTAGGGGCATTAATGAAATACATATCAAAGATGTGCAGGTAGGAGAGGTATGGCTTTGTACCGGTCAGTCAAATATGCAATTGATTTTATCAATGACCAGCAAAGGAGATTCGGTAATCGCTTCAGCTAATTACCCCATGTTACATTTATTTAATGTAAGCAGAGAAAATTCTTTCGGACATGCCCGGGGACCGTTAGGTGAATGGTTGCCCTGTACGCCGGCATCCATAAAAGAGTTTTCGGCAGCGGCTTATTATTTTGGTCTGGCATTACAACAAAAATTAAAAGTGCCCGTAGGAATTATCAATGCTTCCTTTGGCGGTTCACAGGCGGAAGCCTGGACGCCTAAGACTTATCTGGAGATACCGGAATTAGAACCCTGCATTGCACGCGATACCGCTTGGTCTAAACAAAGAGCCACCGTACAAGTCAGTTATAGAAAACAATTAGAAGATTGGGCTGTTTATGCCAAAAAAGAAAGGGCAGCCGGGCGTAAGCCAAAAGAAGCGCCACATCAACCGGAAGCGTTGCGCGACTACAGACCTACGACATCTATTTATAATGCGATGATTGCCCCCTTAATCCCTTATGCGATTAAAGGGAACTTTTGGTATCAGGGTGAAAACAATGAAGATAGAGCAGAGCAATATGGTACTTTATTGCCTGTAATGATAAGGTCCTGGAGAGACAATTGGAATGAAGGAAATTTCCCCTTTGGTATTGTGCAATTACCCAATTATAGAGACCATAAAAAAGAACCGGAAGATGGCGCTTGGAGTCATTTGAGAGACGCGCAAAGATGGGCTGCTGATACGGTAAAGAATGCCGGATTGATTGTGACAATTGATATTGGTGAGGCGCATAATATTCACTACCATGACAAATATGACTTAGGACGAAGGATGTTTCAATGGGCGCTTTCGCATGTTTACAAATTCCCCGTATTGCCTTCTGGGCCTATGTTTGAAAAAGCAGAAATTAATAAAGCTACAATAATCGCCAGTTTTAATGTCGCGGGTAATGGACTTAGAACAAAAGATGGAAAGGCGCCACAATGTTTTGCTATTGCCGGTGAAAATCACCAATGGCATTGGGCTAAAGCGAAAATTATAAATAAAAATCAAATCGTTGTTTGGAGTGAAGACGTAAAAAAACCAATTGCGATTAGATATGCTTTTAACAACAATCCTATCGACCCCAATATTACAAACGATTCAGGCTTGCCGGCTGCACCTTTTCGTACAGATAACTGGCCTGGCCCTACCCACGGTAAAAGATAA